CGCGCATTGGCACGGGCCGCCGAGCGGGTGGTCGTCACCTCCATGAGGAACTTCGAGGCCTCGCGCGACCTGCCTCGCGACGTCCGAATCGCGGTTCTGGCGCCGTCGGCGAAGCTGGACCAGCACCCGGCCAGCGAAGCGGAAAAGGCTGAAGCGTACGCTTGGCGTCGGGCGCGTTTCGGGGGTCATCCGCTTGTGGGATTTGTGGGGCGGCATGCGCGCTACAAGGGGTTGGAGGTGCTGATCCGGTCGATTGCGATCATGCCCGACGTTCGCGTGGTGATCGCGGGGGATGGACCCTGTCGCGCGCAGGCGGAAGCCTTGGCCGCCGATCTAGAGGTGGCGGACCGCATCGACTTTCTCGGCGAGGTCAGCCACGCCGACAAGGTGCGGCTTCTGCTGGCGGTGGACGTGCTGGCCTTTCCCTCCACCGACAACACCGAGGCGTTTGGCGTGATCCAGCTGGAGGCCATGCTGCTGGGCGCACCTGTCGTCGCCACCCGCCTGCCCACGGGCGTGGCGGACGTGGCGATCGACGGCCTCACGGCCCTGACCTGCGCGCCGGGCGATCCGGACGATCTGGCCGCACGGCTGCGACAGGTGCTGGACGATCCGCTTCTGGCCGAGCGGCTGCGCCGCTGTGCCCGTGCGCACGTGCTGGAGCGGTTCAGCGAGGCCGTTATGCTGACCAAGCTGGATCAGCTGCTTGGCCGGACGCCGGCCCGCAGGACGGCGGCGTGAGCGTCCGGCGCGGGCTGGCGGCGGCGTCGGTCTGGCAGATCGCCAACTACCTGCTGCCGTTGATCACCTTTCCCTATCTGGCGCGCGTGCTCGGAGCCGAAGGGTTTGGGTTGATCGGCATGGCGGCGGCCCTCACCGGGTATGCACTGATCCTCGTGGATTGGGGCTTCTCGTTGAGCGGGGCGCAGGCGGTGGCGCGGATGCGGGACGACGCTCGCGCGACCAGCCATCTGATCTGGGCCACGGTGCTGGCCAAGGCGTGGCTGTGTGCAGCAGGACTGGCCGCGCTGGCCGTCGTGGCGGCTCTTGCGCCCGCCGATCTGCGGCTCGTGTTGCTCGCCTGGGCGCTCGCGGCTCCGGCGGCGGTGCTGAACCTCGACTGGGCGCTGAAGGGGGCGGAGGCGCTGGGGCGCTTCGCCTGGACGTCGGTGGCCGGCCGGCTGCTCGCCTTTCCCTTGGTGTTTCTGTGGGTTCGGGACGCGGGCGATGCGGCGCTGGCGGCGCTGTGCGTCAGCATCGGCGCGCTGGCGACGGCGATGCTGACGCTGTGGCAGGCCCGGGCGATCGGCCTGCTGCGTCGCCCACATCTGGATGCCTGTTCAGCTTGGCGGCAGTTGAAGAGCGGCGCCCATGTGTTCGGCTCGACGGCGGCGATCTCGCTCTACACCAACACCCTGTCCGTCGGACTGGGCCTGATCTCGGGCGCAGGCCAACTGGGCCTGTTCGCCATGGCCGAGCGCATTCGCCGCTCGGCGCAAGGGGCGCTGTCGCCGATCATGACAGTTTTTTTCCCGCGCATGAGCGCGCTGCACGCCAGCGACCCGGCGGCGGCGGGCAGGCTGGCGAAACGTTTGCTGCTGACGCAGGGGGGCTTGGCCGCAGTGCTGGCGCTGCTGCTCGCCGTCCTTGCGCCGGCGCTGGTGCGACTGTTGGCCGGGCCCGGGGCGGACGGGGCCGTGCCGGTCCTGCGGGCCATGGCGCCGCTGATCTTTCTGGTGGGCCTCAACAATGCGCTGGGCGTCATGATCCTGCTGCCGTTCGGGCTGAAGCGTGCGTTCACCAGCGCCATTCTGGCCGGCGGGGCGGTGGGGCTGATCCTGCTGTGGCCGCTGGCGACACGGTATGGCGCGGTGGGGGCGGCCCTGACGGCGGTCGCGGCAGAGGTGGTCGTGGCGGCGGTGATGGGCTGGGCGGCGGCGCGGCGGCTGGGCGAGCTTGGCCTGCGCGATCCGAAGTGTGCCGCCGAGCGAGCGTCGTGAGCCTGACCGTTTCGGTGATCGTGCCGACCTGGCGTCGGCCATCCGACCTGCGCCGATGCCTGACCGCGCTGGCCAATCAAACGCGAGCGGCCGACGAGGTGCTCGTCGTCCACCGGGCAGAGGACGCCGAGACCGTGCGAGTGCTGGAGGAGGCGCCGGCCGGCCTGTTGATCCGAGGCGTGGTCGTGGTGACCGCTGGACAGGTGGCGGCGCTGAACCGGGGGCTGGATCAGGCGCGCGGGCAGGTGATCGCCATCACCGACGACGACGCGGTGCCGCGGGCGGACTGGCTGCTGCGCATCGTCCTGGCCTTCGAGGGTGATCCGACGCTGACGGGCATGGGCGGTCGCGACTGGCTACATGTCGACGGCCGGCCGGAGACGGGTGAACGCCGCGAGGTCGGGCGGGTGCAGGGCTGGGGGCGATGTATCGGCAATCATCACCTCGGCGCGGGCGGGCCGCGCGAGGTCGATATCCTGAAGGGCGCGAACATGAGCTTTCGCCGCGCCCATCTCGGCGACCTGCGCTTCGATGCGCGGATGAGAGGCGAGGGCGCGCAGGTATGCAACGACATGGCCTTCTGCCTTGCCCTGCGACGTGCAGGGCGTCGGCTGGTCTATGATCCGGCCGTGGCTGTCGACCACTTTCCCGGCGTCCGCCATGACGCCGATCAGAGACGGGGCTTCTCGGCGGAGGCGCAGGCGAACCGGGCGCACAACGAGACCCTGGCGCTGCTGGCGTTCCTGCCGCGAGGAAGACGGGCGGTGTTCCTGGTCTGGGCGCTGCTGCTCGGCACGCGGGCCAATCCCGGGCTGCTGCAGGGGCTGAGGTGGACGCTGTGGGCCGGACCTCGTCAAGCGGCGGCGCGAGTGAGAGCGACCGTCGCTGGCCGCGTCGCCGGCTGGCGGACATGGCGCGCCTCATCGAGGGAGGCGGCGTGAAGGCGCGGTCGGAATGGCTGGCCGCGATGCTTCCGCTGGGTCTGACGGCGGCGATGGTCGCGGCCGGGCTCGGGGGGTGGCTGACGTGGGTCTTCACGCCCGTGGCCCTGACGGTCGGGCTTTGGCTGTACGAGCGGGCGCCGTCTCGGGGGTTCCTGCGCTTCTGCTATGTGCTGTGGATGGTCGCGCCGTTCGTGCGGCGGCTGGCGGACTGGCAGGGCGGGCGGCACGACCTCAACCCGATCATGCTGGCGCCGGCGCTGGTCACCGGGCTCGGCCTGCTCAGCGCCCTGCGCGCAGGACCACAACTGTTCGGTCGCGGATTTCTGCCGTTCAGCGTGGCGGCGCTGGCATGCCTGTACGGCGGGGCGCTGGGGCTGTCGCAAGGCCTGGGTGCGGCGGCGCTGTTCGGCCTGCTGAACGCCTTGGCGCCGGTCGCCCTGGCCATCCACATCCTGGTGCTGAGGCGCGACGCCGATCATGCGGCGGCGGCCGTGTTCAACACGCTGGCATGGGGCGGGATGGCGATGGGCGCTTACGCCGTTCTTCAATACCTGTCGCCGCCCCCTTGGGACGTGGCGTGGATGCGCACGGCCGAGATCGCCTCCATCGGCCGCCCCGAGCCACTCCAGGTGCGGGTGTTCGGGACGATGAACGCGCCGGGGCCATTCGCCGTGATGATGTCCGCCTGTGTTCTGGCCATGCTGGCGGGCGCCGGTGGGCGCGCGCGGTGGCTGGGCGGGCTGGCGGGCGGCGCCGCCCTGGTGCTGTCGCTGGTGAGGTCGGCCTGGGGCGGATTGATCGTGGGCGTCGGCGTACTGGCCGCATTGGGTTCGGCGCGGCGACGGTTGCGGTATCTGGCGGCGGGAGGCGCGCTTCTGGTCGTCGGGACGGCGCTGCTGGCTTTCGGACCGGGCGAGGGGGTGAGGAGCCGGATCGGCGGGCTGGCGCGGCTGGACCAGGATGTCAGTCTTCAACAGCGCGCGACCTTCCATGCCGAGATGACGATGGAGGTGTTGGCCAACCCGGTCGGGCGTGGGCTCGGCGGCACCGGCGTGGCGACGCGGTTGAGCACGGAGGGCGCGGAGCTCGGCGCGCGGGGGTCTTTCGACAGCGGCATACTGGATCTCCTGTTCACCTATGGCTGGGCGGGGGCGGTGATGTTGGCGGCGGTGGTCGCGATTGCGGTCGGGGCGCTCCGGTCGGGCGGGAGCGGCGCGGGGGCGCAGCTTGCTGCGGCGATCGTGATCGAGACCACGGTGCAGCTGTTGTTCTTCAACGTCCTGGGCGGGGCGACAGGCATGCTGGTGTTCCCCGTCGCCGCTCTGGCCTTGGCGCTCGCCGACCCAGAATGCGGGGCGCGGGCGTGAGGACGCTGCAGATCGGGCTGGAATGGTTGCCGGAGCGTGCGGGCGGGCTGCCGCGCTATTTCCACGATTTGATGAGGGCCGCGCCCGGACATTTCGAGGCGACGGGTCTGGTTGTGGGATCAGCCGAGGTCGCGAGAGCGACCGGCGGTCGGGTGCGGAGTTTCGCACCCGCGTCGGCCTCGCTGCCGATGCGGCTGCTGGGCGCGCGGCGGGCGATCGCAGCGGCCATGCGCGACGATCCGCCCGATCTCGTCGCCAGCCACTTCGCGCTCTCGGTGCTGACGGCGCTGGACAAGATTCGCATTCCGCATGTCGTGCATTTCCACGGACCGTGGGCGGCGGAGGGCTTGGCGGAAGGACAGGGCGTGTGGCGGCGCGAGGCCAAGCGAGCCCTGGAGCAGACGGTTTATTCCCGCGCCGACGCCCTTGTCGTGCTTTCCGAAGCGTTCGGGCGGGTGCTGCACGAGGATTATGGGGTCGCGGCCGGGCGCATTCACGTCGTGCCCGGCGGGGTGGACGCCGCGCGCTTCGACGTGGCTGAGAGCCGCGCGGAAGCGCGCTATCAGCTCGGCTGGCCAAGGGATCGGCCGATCCTCTTGACGGTGCGGCGGCTGGTGCGGCGCATGGGGTTGGAGGTGCTGATCGAGGCGATGGCGGAGGTCGTGCATCGCCACCCGGACGTGTTGCTGCTGATCGCCGGGCGAGGCCCGTTGGAGGCGGAACTGCGGGCGCGGATCGAGGCGAAGGGCCTATCGGCGAACGTGCGGCTGATCGGCTTTCTGCCGGAGGAGGCGCTGCCGTTCGCCTATCGCGCGGCCGATGTCGGCGTCGTGCCCAGTCAGGCGCTGGAAGGATTCGGCCTGGTGGCGCTGGAGTGTCTGGCGGCGGGGACGCCGGTGGTGGTGACGCCGGTCGGCGGCCTGCCGGAGGCTGTGGGGCCGTTAACTTCGCTGGTGTGCGAGGATGCGAGCGCGGGAGCCTTGGCCGAGCGGATCGAGGCGATGGTCGAGGGCGTGGGGCGACCCAGCGCCGCCGCTTGCCGCGCCCATGCCCAGGCGCACGACTGGGACGTGATCGCCGGACGGGTGGCGGAGGTCTATCGCAAGGTGCTGGCGCGATGAGGCCGCCCGCCGTGCTGTTCGTGGACCAGTCGGGCGAGCTGGGCGGGGCCGAGCTGTCGCTGCTCGACATCGTGCGGGGGCACCACGGGCTTTCGGTGGTCTGTCTGTTCGGCGACGGGCGGTTCGGAGATCGGCTGCGCGAGGCGGGCGTGCCGGTGCGTACTATCGGTCTGGGCGCGGCGGCGAACGTCCGGCGAAGGTCGGGCATACGCGCGCTGCTGGCGGCGCCCGCGCTGATGGCGGCCGTGATCCGGCTGGCCTGGATGGCGCGGGCGTTCGAGGTGATCCACGCCAATACGATGAAGGCCTTTGTGGTGGCGGCGCTGGGGCGGCCGCTGCACCGGCGGCCGGTGGTGTGGCATCTGCGCGACCTGCTGACGGACGAGCATTTCGGAGGGCTGACGCGGCGCGGCGTGGCCCGGTTGGGGCGTATGGCCGCCGCCGAGGTCATCGCCAACTCGACCGCCACGGCCGAGGCGCTGAGGCAGGCGGGCGGGCCGCGCGCCCGCGTGATCCACAACGGCGTGGATGCGAGCCTGTTCGAGAGCGGGAATCGCGTCTCGGCGCGGAAATCGCTGCTGGCGGACACGGGCTTGGCGGCCGGCCAGCCGACCGTCGGCATCTTCAGCCGACTGGCCGAGTGGAAGGGGCAGGCGGTGCTGCTGGAGGCGCTGGTTCGCCTGCCGGACGTTCAGGCGATCCTGGTCGGCGGGCCGCTGTTCGGGGAAGAGGCCTATGAAGCCGAGCTGAGATCGGTGATCGCAACGAGGGGCCTGGGGGCGCGCGTGCGGATGCTGGGCTTTCGGTCGGACGCGCCCCGGCTGATGGCGGGAGTGGATGTGGCGGTGCACGCCTCGGTGGCCGCCGAGCCTTTTGGACGCGTCATCGTCGAGGCCATGCTGGCGGGAACGCCGGTGATCGCGACGCGCGCAGGAGGGGCGATTGAACTGGTCGAGGACGGCGAGACGGGTCGGCTGGTCGCGCCAGGCGATCCGGAAGCGCTGGCGGCGGCGATAGGGGCGCTGGTGGACGATCCGGCGCGGGGGCGACGAACGGCGGATCGGGCCAGAACGGCGGCGCGGGCGCGGTTCTCGCTGCAGCCCTGCCTTGAAGCCGTCGAAGCGGTCCTAGCGGAGGTCCGGGACGACAAGCGGAGCCTTTAGCCGGCTTGGCCGTTAAGCGACGGAACCGTGGAGCCAGACCATGCGCCGTCGCCTTGTTGTTCTGCTGTCCGCCAGCGCGCTTCTATCGGCCTGCGGCGCGCCTGAGCCGGAAGGTCCGGCGCCGGTCGAGCCCTCGGCCGCTCCGCCGCCGGGAGCAGCCGTCGCCGCGTCTACAGGGGCGGTGACCTACGCCTGCGAAAGCGGGCAGGCCGTGACCGCGACCTATCCCAACGCCGACAGCGCACAGGTGGCCTATGGCGGTCGGACCTATGCGACGCGCAGCGTGCAGGCCGCCAGCGGCGCGCGCTACGTCGGTGAAGGCGTCGAGTGGTGGACGGCCAGCCGCGACGGGCAGGAGAGCGCGACGCTGAGCCGCCTGGGTCCGGACGGACAGACGGCGGTGGCGGTGCTGGAGCGTTGCACGCGGCCGACGGCGGGCGCGGCGCCGCAGACGCCGCCCGGACAGACACCGGTCGTCGCCGTCACGCCGGGGCAAGCCGGGTCGGCCGCGCCCTGTCGCGCCGCGCAACTGCGACTGTCGGAGGACGGCGGCGATGCGGGCATGGGGCATCGTGTCAGCATCGTCGGCGTACAGAACACCGGCGCCCAGCCCTGCAGCCTGCTCGGCTATCCGACGGTAACGCTGCAGGACGCGCGTGGGGGGCCCTTGAGCCAGGTGCGCGCCCAGCAGAACCCCGGCAGCTATCTGCGGGCGGGCCAGTCGCCCGGTCCGGTGACGCTGGCGGCGCAAGGAAAAGCCTTCTTTGACCTCGCCTGGACCGTCGTGCCGAACGAAGGCGAGGGCGAGACGACCTGTCCCGGCGCCGCGCGCGTGCGGGTCGCCGTGCCGAACGATGCGACGCCGCTGAGCCTCGACAAGAGCTTCACGCCGTGCGGCCGCAAGATCGAGGTCAGCCCCTTCCGTGCGGAGGCCGAGCCGGATCGCTGACGATCGGCCAAGCTGGAAACGTCGCGCGTTTCGGCGTAACCCGCGCCCATGACCAGCGGATTCCAAGCGCGCGTCGCGCAAGAGCTTTCAGACATCAACGCGCAGGGGTTGACCAAGCCCGAGCGGATCATCGCTTCGCGCCAGGGCCCGGCGATACAGGTGAACGGGCGCGAGGTGCTGAACTTCTGCGCCAACAACTACCTGGGCCTGGCCGGCGACGAGCGGGTGACGCAGGCCGGGATCGCGGCCGCCGAGCGTTGGGGCGCAGGGACCGCCTCGGTGCGCTTCATCTGCGGCACGCTGGAAATCCACAAGGAGCTGGAGGCGGCGATCGCCGCCTACCTGGGCTTCGAGGACGCGATCCTGTTCGCCGCCGCATTCGACGCCAACGGCGGGCTGTTCGAGCCGCTGCTGGGGGCGGAGGACGCCATCGTCTCCGACAGCCTGAACCACGCCTCGATCATTGATGGGGTCCGGCTGTGCAAGGCCAAGCGCTATCGCTTCGCCAACTCCGACATGGACGACCTGGAGACCCAGCTGAAGCAGGCCCGGGCGGACGGGGCGCGCGACATCATCATCGCCACCGACGGCGCCTTCTCCATGGATGGCTATATCGCCCGCTTGGACGAGATCCGGTCGCTGGCAGATCGCTATGATGCACTGGTCATGGTGGACGACTGCCATGCCACGGGGTTCCTGGGACCGCAGGGACGGGGCTCGTTCGCGCACCACGGCGTCAAGGTCGATTTCGTCACCGGCACCTTCGGTAAGGCGCTGGGCGGGGCCATGGGCGGCTTCATCTGCGCGTCGAAGCCGGTGGTGGAGCTGTTGAAGCAGCGGGCGCGGCCGTATCTGTTCTCCAACGCATTGGCCCCGGCGGTGTGCGGATCGAGCCTGGAGGCCATCCGCATCGCGCAAGGGGCGGAGGGCGACCGGCTGCGCACGCGCCTGTCGGCCAATGCGCACCGCTATCGCACCGCCATGACGGACGCGGGATTCACCCTGCTGCAGGGCGAGCACCCGATCATCCCGGTCATGCTGGGCGACGCCAAGCTGGCGCAGGACCTGGCCGCGCGGATGCTGGAGCTCGGCGTCTATGTGATCGGCTTTTCCTTCCCCGTCGTGCCCCGCGGGCAGGCGCGCATCCGCACCCAGATGTCGGCGGCGCATACATTCGAGCAGATTGATCAAGCGGTCGCGGCTTTCACGACGGCCGGCAAGGAACTGGGAGTGATCCAATGACGCAGACCATGAAGGCCCTGGCCA
The genomic region above belongs to Brevundimonas sp. PAMC22021 and contains:
- a CDS encoding glycosyltransferase — translated: MTSHPDQTDLESAPRVLILGKYYHPWPGGIEHVTQVHAEHLATRCRVEVLVNAGRGEAAGEDHVGGVRVRRMRTQAVVMSQPLALSLLWMMRPADHDEVHLHAPNPYAATVLWLKRLATPRAKQPRLFVIHHADVQGRRFPRMVLMPLYRALARAAERVVVTSMRNFEASRDLPRDVRIAVLAPSAKLDQHPASEAEKAEAYAWRRARFGGHPLVGFVGRHARYKGLEVLIRSIAIMPDVRVVIAGDGPCRAQAEALAADLEVADRIDFLGEVSHADKVRLLLAVDVLAFPSTDNTEAFGVIQLEAMLLGAPVVATRLPTGVADVAIDGLTALTCAPGDPDDLAARLRQVLDDPLLAERLRRCARAHVLERFSEAVMLTKLDQLLGRTPARRTAA
- a CDS encoding oligosaccharide flippase family protein gives rise to the protein MSVRRGLAAASVWQIANYLLPLITFPYLARVLGAEGFGLIGMAAALTGYALILVDWGFSLSGAQAVARMRDDARATSHLIWATVLAKAWLCAAGLAALAVVAALAPADLRLVLLAWALAAPAAVLNLDWALKGAEALGRFAWTSVAGRLLAFPLVFLWVRDAGDAALAALCVSIGALATAMLTLWQARAIGLLRRPHLDACSAWRQLKSGAHVFGSTAAISLYTNTLSVGLGLISGAGQLGLFAMAERIRRSAQGALSPIMTVFFPRMSALHASDPAAAGRLAKRLLLTQGGLAAVLALLLAVLAPALVRLLAGPGADGAVPVLRAMAPLIFLVGLNNALGVMILLPFGLKRAFTSAILAGGAVGLILLWPLATRYGAVGAALTAVAAEVVVAAVMGWAAARRLGELGLRDPKCAAERAS
- a CDS encoding glycosyltransferase family 2 protein, which gives rise to MSLTVSVIVPTWRRPSDLRRCLTALANQTRAADEVLVVHRAEDAETVRVLEEAPAGLLIRGVVVVTAGQVAALNRGLDQARGQVIAITDDDAVPRADWLLRIVLAFEGDPTLTGMGGRDWLHVDGRPETGERREVGRVQGWGRCIGNHHLGAGGPREVDILKGANMSFRRAHLGDLRFDARMRGEGAQVCNDMAFCLALRRAGRRLVYDPAVAVDHFPGVRHDADQRRGFSAEAQANRAHNETLALLAFLPRGRRAVFLVWALLLGTRANPGLLQGLRWTLWAGPRQAAARVRATVAGRVAGWRTWRASSREAA
- a CDS encoding glycosyltransferase family 4 protein — translated: MRTLQIGLEWLPERAGGLPRYFHDLMRAAPGHFEATGLVVGSAEVARATGGRVRSFAPASASLPMRLLGARRAIAAAMRDDPPDLVASHFALSVLTALDKIRIPHVVHFHGPWAAEGLAEGQGVWRREAKRALEQTVYSRADALVVLSEAFGRVLHEDYGVAAGRIHVVPGGVDAARFDVAESRAEARYQLGWPRDRPILLTVRRLVRRMGLEVLIEAMAEVVHRHPDVLLLIAGRGPLEAELRARIEAKGLSANVRLIGFLPEEALPFAYRAADVGVVPSQALEGFGLVALECLAAGTPVVVTPVGGLPEAVGPLTSLVCEDASAGALAERIEAMVEGVGRPSAAACRAHAQAHDWDVIAGRVAEVYRKVLAR
- a CDS encoding glycosyltransferase family 4 protein, producing MRPPAVLFVDQSGELGGAELSLLDIVRGHHGLSVVCLFGDGRFGDRLREAGVPVRTIGLGAAANVRRRSGIRALLAAPALMAAVIRLAWMARAFEVIHANTMKAFVVAALGRPLHRRPVVWHLRDLLTDEHFGGLTRRGVARLGRMAAAEVIANSTATAEALRQAGGPRARVIHNGVDASLFESGNRVSARKSLLADTGLAAGQPTVGIFSRLAEWKGQAVLLEALVRLPDVQAILVGGPLFGEEAYEAELRSVIATRGLGARVRMLGFRSDAPRLMAGVDVAVHASVAAEPFGRVIVEAMLAGTPVIATRAGGAIELVEDGETGRLVAPGDPEALAAAIGALVDDPARGRRTADRARTAARARFSLQPCLEAVEAVLAEVRDDKRSL
- a CDS encoding DUF4232 domain-containing protein, which produces MRRRLVVLLSASALLSACGAPEPEGPAPVEPSAAPPPGAAVAASTGAVTYACESGQAVTATYPNADSAQVAYGGRTYATRSVQAASGARYVGEGVEWWTASRDGQESATLSRLGPDGQTAVAVLERCTRPTAGAAPQTPPGQTPVVAVTPGQAGSAAPCRAAQLRLSEDGGDAGMGHRVSIVGVQNTGAQPCSLLGYPTVTLQDARGGPLSQVRAQQNPGSYLRAGQSPGPVTLAAQGKAFFDLAWTVVPNEGEGETTCPGAARVRVAVPNDATPLSLDKSFTPCGRKIEVSPFRAEAEPDR
- a CDS encoding glycine C-acetyltransferase, with the translated sequence MTSGFQARVAQELSDINAQGLTKPERIIASRQGPAIQVNGREVLNFCANNYLGLAGDERVTQAGIAAAERWGAGTASVRFICGTLEIHKELEAAIAAYLGFEDAILFAAAFDANGGLFEPLLGAEDAIVSDSLNHASIIDGVRLCKAKRYRFANSDMDDLETQLKQARADGARDIIIATDGAFSMDGYIARLDEIRSLADRYDALVMVDDCHATGFLGPQGRGSFAHHGVKVDFVTGTFGKALGGAMGGFICASKPVVELLKQRARPYLFSNALAPAVCGSSLEAIRIAQGAEGDRLRTRLSANAHRYRTAMTDAGFTLLQGEHPIIPVMLGDAKLAQDLAARMLELGVYVIGFSFPVVPRGQARIRTQMSAAHTFEQIDQAVAAFTTAGKELGVIQ